TCGGCCCGCGGTTTACGGTCGCCCAGTCGAGCATCGGCGCCTTCTCACCGCAGACGCCCGGTCGCCCTGTCGAGGACGGACCCGAGGTCGATTACGTCCCGACGTGTCAGACCAGCAGCTCCGATCCGGTGTGGGGGGTCGAGGCGACGCTGGGAGACGATCGCGTCGACGTCGCCCAGGGCACGCGCGGCTCCATCGGTGAGTGGGAGATCCTCTTCCACGGCGCGATCTCTTCGCCCGGCTCGAGCACAGCCTGCTTGGTCGCGGAGGGCAACTTCCAGGCGATGGTGTCCGCGTGGCGGGCGAACGATCCGTAGCTGCTGGACTCGAACCGCGGGGATGAAGCTCTCGGCGGGCGATCAGCGCTGGGGCGCGAGTCCCGGCGCCTGACCGGGAGCATTCGCGCGGGCCGACGCCTGTTGCTTGCGCACCGCGCCGACCACCAGCAATGCCGAAATCAGCGTCGCCATCACGCCCGGGCCCGCGAAGAAGTACTTCCAGCTCAGGAGCGCATTGGCAGCCTGGCTTCCAACGAGCGCCCAGGCGATGCCCGACACCACGGGCCAGCTCTCCGGCTTAACGCCATCGAGCTTCCAGGCGGTGAACGCGGAGAAGAGCAGGAACACCGACGTCAGGATCCCGAAGCCGAACCAGAAGCCGTACCAGGTGGCGTCCGAGCCGTTGAAGTCGAAGTGAACGGTCTTCATAGAGCCGAAGACCGCATCCGCCTCCGGACCCATGCTCGCCTCGGAGAACATGCCGCCGACCGTGTGTCCGGTGAAGAAGAGCACGAGCAGAACGGAGGCGGCGCGGAACCAGGTGATGTGTTTCATCGTTTTCCCTCTTGCTCAGCTCGCCCGCACGAAGCGGTAGCCGATACCCCGGACGACAGGTCCGAACGGCAGCGGCGTCTCGAAGTCGACCACCTCGGTGTGCGTCGGAATCAGCTCCGGGGCGAAGATCT
The Vulgatibacter incomptus DNA segment above includes these coding regions:
- a CDS encoding LIC_13387 family protein; translated protein: MKHITWFRAASVLLVLFFTGHTVGGMFSEASMGPEADAVFGSMKTVHFDFNGSDATWYGFWFGFGILTSVFLLFSAFTAWKLDGVKPESWPVVSGIAWALVGSQAANALLSWKYFFAGPGVMATLISALLVVGAVRKQQASARANAPGQAPGLAPQR